In the genome of Christensenella timonensis, one region contains:
- the hisZ gene encoding ATP phosphoribosyltransferase regulatory subunit produces MNKLKLQVPSGAWDYLPEECAAKRKTENIIRNEFLKSGYAEIETPSFEHYEVFMHDAVPYVQENMIKFFDLQGRILALRPDMTGPIARLAATKLLSQCDVLRLCYIQNAYGFFNHGIAGKTEFTQAGVELIGKSGADADAEVIALAIQALLKAGVDDFKIDIGQVAYFKGLISSASLSEEQTEKIRMLIDTKNSVELEYELSRLNLPDDLKQALLGLTSLFGGAEVFDKAKSLAKNEACMQAVDNMKEVYQILCDFGYGKYISIDFGILNNFNYYSGILFRGISGTIGTPILSGGRYDDLLCEFGVNTPATGFAMGINEVLLVLEQTGKLQKDDEPVTVIRCGKADRKEAYAYVQNLRAQGTCAVLELNGSSYDTQKYTVIEFDER; encoded by the coding sequence ATGAACAAGCTAAAATTGCAGGTTCCGTCAGGCGCGTGGGATTATCTCCCGGAAGAGTGTGCCGCAAAGCGCAAGACGGAAAACATCATCCGGAATGAATTTTTGAAAAGCGGCTACGCGGAGATCGAAACGCCGTCTTTTGAACATTATGAAGTATTCATGCACGATGCGGTTCCGTACGTGCAGGAGAATATGATCAAGTTTTTTGACCTGCAGGGCAGGATATTGGCCCTGCGCCCTGATATGACAGGGCCGATCGCCCGCCTGGCCGCAACAAAGCTTTTGAGCCAATGCGACGTGCTCCGGCTTTGTTATATCCAAAATGCATATGGCTTTTTCAACCATGGGATCGCGGGAAAAACAGAATTCACGCAGGCCGGCGTGGAGCTCATCGGCAAGAGCGGAGCGGATGCGGATGCGGAGGTCATTGCGCTTGCGATCCAGGCATTGCTGAAAGCGGGCGTTGACGATTTCAAGATCGATATCGGACAAGTCGCTTATTTCAAGGGATTGATTTCCAGCGCATCCTTAAGCGAGGAGCAAACGGAAAAAATACGGATGCTGATCGATACCAAAAACAGCGTGGAGCTGGAATACGAGCTGTCGCGGCTCAACCTGCCGGATGATCTCAAGCAGGCATTGCTGGGATTGACGAGTCTGTTTGGCGGAGCGGAGGTCTTTGATAAAGCTAAGTCCCTTGCAAAGAATGAAGCCTGTATGCAGGCTGTGGATAACATGAAAGAAGTTTACCAAATCCTGTGCGACTTTGGCTATGGGAAATATATCTCGATCGACTTTGGCATCCTCAACAATTTCAATTACTATTCCGGCATCCTGTTCCGCGGGATATCGGGAACGATCGGCACCCCCATCCTTTCAGGCGGGCGCTACGACGACCTGCTGTGCGAATTTGGCGTGAATACCCCGGCTACGGGTTTTGCCATGGGCATCAATGAGGTGCTGCTTGTTTTGGAACAAACGGGTAAGCTCCAGAAGGACGATGAGCCTGTGACGGTCATCAGGTGCGGCAAAGCAGACAGGAAAGAGGCATATGCCTATGTACAAAACCTGCGTGCACAAGGGACTTGCGCCGTACTGGAGCTCAATGGCAGCAGCTATGATACGCAAAAATATACTGTGATCGAATTTGACGAGAGGTAA